CCTGAACATGACGGTTTTCGTCCGGCTCTGTTTAGCTCCCTCTAGCAAACTTTGTTCCTCTCATTAATCAGGTAAAGTATGAACAGAGAAGTAGGAGAAATTCTGGTAACCGGTGTGACCGGTCTAGTTGGGGAGCGCTTGTTGAGACGTCTAGTAGATGCGGAAATAGATTGCCGGGCACTGGTGCGAGCCGGAAAGAGTGTGCCACTAGGTGTAACAGCTGTTGAAGGTGACTTATTCAATTCTGAATCGCTTACCGAGGCTGTACAGGGTGTGTCAACGGTCATTCATCTGGCAGCGGTGTTTCGCACGCAAGACACGGAGCTGATCTGGAAAAGCAATCTGGAAGGGACACGCAACCTGATCACTTCAGTAAAAGCCCATGCGCCCAACGCACGTTTCATTTTTGCGAGTACGACCAACGTCTACAACGCAACGAATCCGCATCCCGGTCGTGAGGATGACGAAGTTACTCCTCAACAAGCCTATCCCGCCAGCAAGGTTGCGGCTGAGAAAGAGTTACGCGACAGTGGATTGAATTGGGTCGTGCTGCGGTTCCCCTTTGTCTACGGTGATGGGGATGGGCATTTGGAAGCGCTACCAAAGTATGCAATTGCCGGTAATTGGCACCCTGCTATGCGGATGAGTACTATCCACCATCGGGATATAGCCACTGCGATGCAT
This window of the Spirosoma aerolatum genome carries:
- a CDS encoding NAD-dependent epimerase/dehydratase family protein, with the protein product MRRLVDAEIDCRALVRAGKSVPLGVTAVEGDLFNSESLTEAVQGVSTVIHLAAVFRTQDTELIWKSNLEGTRNLITSVKAHAPNARFIFASTTNVYNATNPHPGREDDEVTPQQAYPASKVAAEKELRDSGLNWVVLRFPFVYGDGDGHLEALPKYAIAGNWHPAMRMSTIHHRDIATAMHLALDGVMDGRIVNIGDEAPTSVYELARLVGESLDSSSEPLVNPWYLLSDSSLARSLGFQATVRTVYQALQEKIM